In a single window of the Renibacterium salmoninarum ATCC 33209 genome:
- a CDS encoding helix-turn-helix transcriptional regulator yields the protein MIETSARLLQLLSLLQVRREWTGSALAQRMSVTERTVRRDVDKLRNLGYPINASPGVAGGYQLGAGAELPPLLLDDEEALAVALGLSNVAVGPVAGIGEASVRALAKLEQVLPPRLRPRFTSLKSAVSRIAAPIDAVDPQLLTQTSAAISERRALGFHYQKHDGESSPRVVEPYRLVDSGQRWYLVAFDLDRQDWRTYRVDRIISKPQERQRFSARPLPATDLAAYVHKAITRSPYRYDLVVRVHAATSEVAEAFSTATAVLEAEGPDRTLLRFGWDSLDSPLAYLAERGMDFDILAPPELRERAKLMAKRLLRAIDSD from the coding sequence ATGATCGAAACATCGGCCAGATTGCTGCAATTGCTCTCCCTCCTCCAAGTGCGCAGGGAATGGACCGGTTCTGCGCTAGCCCAGCGGATGAGCGTTACCGAACGCACGGTGCGTCGCGACGTAGATAAGTTGCGCAATCTGGGCTACCCGATTAATGCATCGCCTGGCGTTGCTGGTGGCTACCAGCTCGGTGCCGGAGCTGAGCTCCCGCCACTGTTGCTCGATGACGAAGAGGCACTTGCAGTTGCACTGGGTCTCAGCAATGTTGCCGTTGGCCCGGTTGCTGGCATTGGTGAAGCTTCGGTGCGTGCGCTAGCTAAATTGGAACAGGTGCTTCCGCCGAGGTTGCGGCCCAGATTCACTTCGCTAAAATCCGCAGTAAGCCGGATTGCCGCACCAATCGACGCCGTCGATCCGCAGCTGTTGACCCAGACATCAGCGGCGATTTCTGAACGCCGCGCGCTAGGGTTCCACTACCAAAAACACGATGGCGAATCCTCGCCGCGCGTCGTCGAGCCCTACCGCTTAGTCGATTCAGGTCAACGATGGTATCTGGTTGCCTTCGACCTAGATCGACAAGATTGGCGAACCTACCGAGTGGATCGGATCATCAGCAAGCCCCAGGAACGTCAACGCTTTAGCGCCCGTCCGCTGCCCGCCACGGATCTAGCTGCCTACGTGCACAAAGCAATTACCCGTTCACCGTACCGATACGACTTGGTAGTGCGCGTTCATGCCGCAACCTCGGAAGTTGCGGAAGCTTTTTCCACTGCGACGGCGGTACTGGAGGCAGAAGGGCCAGACCGAACTTTACTGCGATTTGGCTGGGACTCTCTTGACTCTCCGCTGGCCTATCTTGCCGAACGCGGGATGGATTTTGACATTCTCGCGCCGCCAGAACTTCGCGAGCGAGCCAAGCTGATGGCGAAACGACTGCTGCGGGCCATCGATTCCGACTAG
- a CDS encoding DJ-1/PfpI family protein: MEKQLNILLYLPQAMADWEVGLLTAELNTGRFLREGVQVQVTTTAATEGPVQTMGGLSFLPQKALAEVDEACLDALILPGGESWADPAANREVLALAARLSGRSVLVAGICGATEALAATGLLDNVQHTGDSRELMASIDGYRGAPNYLDELVVADSRLVTAGSWAPIEFAAAVLAELDVFSPQTTES, encoded by the coding sequence ATGGAAAAGCAGCTCAATATACTTCTCTACCTTCCGCAAGCTATGGCCGATTGGGAGGTTGGGCTTTTGACGGCTGAACTGAACACTGGTCGGTTCCTGCGAGAGGGCGTCCAAGTACAAGTCACCACGACGGCGGCAACTGAGGGGCCGGTGCAAACGATGGGAGGGCTCAGCTTTTTACCGCAAAAGGCGCTCGCTGAGGTTGACGAAGCATGTCTTGACGCGTTGATTTTGCCGGGCGGCGAATCATGGGCGGATCCGGCAGCGAATCGAGAGGTTTTAGCGTTAGCGGCTCGGCTGAGCGGTCGCTCGGTGTTGGTGGCTGGAATTTGCGGCGCAACCGAAGCACTGGCCGCTACTGGGTTGCTGGACAATGTGCAGCACACTGGCGATAGTCGCGAGCTGATGGCCAGCATTGACGGTTATCGCGGAGCACCGAATTACCTCGATGAACTAGTGGTTGCTGATTCGAGGCTGGTGACGGCGGGCAGCTGGGCGCCGATCGAATTCGCAGCTGCGGTGTTAGCGGAGCTTGACGTATTTTCGCCACAAACCACCGAGAGCTGA
- a CDS encoding FAD-binding oxidoreductase, protein MKVWLDGQLGRLTMYRLVLFALGILAVYSMILQLLGWLTFGLGAMLLSLLVCLLVTWLSSRLLALIFGVKIQTESSLITGLLLYFLFTPTLELGPLLGIALAAAIAGASKFLLAYRGRHIFNPAAIGALLVALIGPDFVGLNLASWWVATSSMLWLVVPAGLIVLYRSSKLIFATIFILLSVSVIFLRSTATLDPIAALASPLGSYPVLFFIGFMLCEPLTLPPRRWQKWGLAAVVALLFSVPFSLGPVFSSPELALVLGNFLAFAFGQRRKLQLKLSSSRTLTPSSREFSFTVPKPVRFQAGQYLELTLPHSRVDGRGIRRVFSITTDPHDGGNLAIALRFSEPSSSFKTALGALESGQPISATGVWGDFVIPRGNTAYYSLPLA, encoded by the coding sequence ATGAAAGTTTGGCTCGATGGCCAGCTGGGCCGCCTGACAATGTACCGCCTAGTGTTATTCGCGCTGGGGATTTTGGCTGTTTACTCAATGATTTTGCAACTACTGGGTTGGCTCACCTTCGGACTCGGTGCGATGCTGCTCAGCTTGCTGGTCTGCCTGCTAGTCACGTGGTTGAGTAGTCGGCTCCTGGCGCTGATCTTTGGCGTAAAGATTCAAACCGAGTCGAGCCTGATTACCGGTCTTTTGCTCTATTTCCTCTTTACGCCAACGTTAGAACTGGGCCCGCTGCTAGGCATTGCCCTTGCCGCCGCGATCGCTGGTGCCTCAAAGTTCCTGCTGGCCTACCGCGGCCGACATATCTTTAATCCAGCGGCAATAGGCGCCCTTTTGGTGGCACTTATTGGGCCAGACTTCGTCGGATTGAACTTAGCCAGTTGGTGGGTCGCTACGTCCAGCATGCTGTGGTTAGTCGTCCCTGCTGGTCTGATTGTTTTATATCGCAGTTCGAAATTAATCTTCGCCACGATTTTTATTCTCCTTTCGGTGTCAGTCATTTTTCTTCGGTCGACGGCGACGCTGGACCCAATTGCCGCTTTAGCATCACCGCTGGGATCATACCCAGTGCTATTTTTCATCGGGTTCATGCTTTGCGAACCGCTCACGCTGCCGCCTCGACGCTGGCAAAAATGGGGTTTGGCCGCCGTCGTCGCTTTGCTGTTTTCGGTGCCGTTTAGCCTGGGACCGGTCTTTTCTTCGCCTGAGCTGGCCTTGGTCCTAGGTAACTTCTTGGCGTTTGCCTTTGGCCAGCGCCGCAAACTTCAATTGAAGCTCAGCTCATCGCGCACACTGACACCTAGCAGCCGAGAGTTTTCTTTCACGGTTCCGAAGCCAGTTCGGTTCCAAGCCGGGCAGTATCTGGAGCTGACTTTGCCGCATTCGCGTGTGGATGGTCGGGGAATTCGACGAGTCTTCAGCATCACCACGGATCCGCACGACGGCGGAAACCTTGCCATTGCGCTGCGGTTTTCTGAACCATCCAGTAGCTTCAAAACTGCCCTTGGTGCGCTTGAGTCAGGGCAACCAATCTCGGCAACCGGTGTCTGGGGAGACTTCGTGATTCCGAGAGGAAATACCGCATATTATTCCTTGCCGCTGGCGTAG